The following proteins are co-located in the Doryrhamphus excisus isolate RoL2022-K1 chromosome 3, RoL_Dexc_1.0, whole genome shotgun sequence genome:
- the smim20 gene encoding small integral membrane protein 20 — protein sequence MSKNRKITLIFGGFVTAVAAAFYPIFFHPFTHKDDYREVQKVNRAGIKQDDVQPAGLKVWSDPFKSSEK from the exons ATGTCCAAAAACAGGAAAATTACCTTGATATTTGGAGGGTTTGTAACTGCCGTTGCTGCAGCGTTTTACCCCATTTTCTTCCACCCGTTCACCCACAAAGACGACTACA GAGAAGTCCAGAAGGTGAACCGCGCAGGAATCAAACAGGATGATGTGCAGCCTGCAG gtctgaaAGTCTGGTCGGATCCATTTAAGTCGTCAGAAAAATGA